One stretch of Sphingobacteriales bacterium DNA includes these proteins:
- a CDS encoding TonB-dependent receptor, with amino-acid sequence MKYKSGIISRKILSKEFIFILLLSTLLCQPLLSQKYTISGYITDNESGEKLIGANIFEKYKLQGTTSNAYGFYSLTLPADTYTLVFSYLGYSTELRSITLKSNLTLNIGMKPGIELSEVEIVGEQTDRIEESSQMSIVKIPVAQIKSIPAMFGEVDVLKALQLLPGIQSGMEGSSGLYVRGGGPDQNLILLDGTPVYNASHLFGFFSVFNADAIKNVELIKGGFPARYGGRLSSVIDISMKEGDQRKYHVQGSLGLIASKITVEGPIVKDRTSFIISARRTYLDIIAQPIIRLATSGDQRITAGYYFYDFNAKINHRLTDKDHLYLSVYQGDDKFYLNSKPRSYLFDGVLYTEQFKANLGWGNITTALRWNHQFNHKLFSNTTLTYSRYQFKVGNEEQYFSQVGSKVEEESYIIRYFSGINDIAGKIDFDYLPSPNHYIKFGISHIYHSFHPGVSAFKINITNVVNIDSTIGAKNVYAHESAIYIEDDVKLTANLKANLGLHYSAFYVNNKLYHRPQPRLSVRYLFADNWSFKASYVHMQQYIHLLTNTTIGLPTDLWVPATGKILPQNSQQFAAGVASTLREKYSFSVEGYYKTMNNLIEYRDGATWLNTSADWQDKVEMGKGWSYGMEVFAEKKSGKTTGWIGYTLSWTMRQFDNINFGEPYPYKYDRRHDISVVVAHKFNKQFDIGVTWVYGTGNALTLPVMRAMAQTDYYYPGYYSEIEYFEKKNDFRMAAYHRLDFSANWNFHVGSADATLNLSVYNCYSRRNPFFYYFGYDNYGHRVLYRVSLFPVIPALSINFKF; translated from the coding sequence ATGAAGTATAAATCAGGAATCATTTCGAGGAAAATTCTCTCTAAAGAATTCATTTTCATTCTTTTATTATCAACATTACTCTGTCAGCCCCTTTTATCACAGAAATATACGATCAGTGGCTACATTACGGATAATGAAAGCGGGGAAAAGCTTATCGGAGCCAATATTTTCGAGAAATACAAGCTTCAGGGAACTACCTCGAATGCTTATGGATTTTACAGTCTGACATTGCCTGCTGACACCTATACGCTCGTGTTCAGTTATCTGGGTTATTCAACTGAATTAAGAAGTATTACACTCAAATCGAATCTGACGTTGAATATAGGCATGAAGCCCGGCATAGAACTCAGTGAGGTTGAAATTGTAGGAGAGCAAACCGACAGAATAGAAGAATCCTCTCAGATGAGCATTGTAAAAATTCCGGTAGCACAAATCAAGTCAATTCCTGCCATGTTCGGTGAGGTTGATGTGTTGAAAGCCCTGCAGTTACTGCCAGGGATACAATCAGGTATGGAAGGTTCGAGCGGATTATATGTCCGTGGAGGTGGCCCCGACCAGAACCTGATTCTTCTTGATGGTACACCCGTCTATAACGCCTCTCACCTGTTCGGCTTTTTCTCAGTTTTCAATGCCGATGCCATTAAAAATGTCGAACTGATCAAGGGAGGCTTTCCTGCCCGTTATGGAGGAAGATTATCATCCGTCATCGACATATCCATGAAAGAAGGCGACCAGCGGAAATACCATGTTCAGGGCTCTTTAGGACTGATAGCCTCAAAAATCACAGTGGAAGGTCCTATTGTTAAAGATCGTACCTCCTTCATTATCAGTGCCAGAAGAACATACCTTGATATTATTGCCCAACCCATTATCCGGCTGGCTACCAGCGGAGACCAGCGAATCACTGCCGGCTATTATTTTTACGACTTCAATGCAAAAATCAACCACCGGTTGACTGATAAAGACCATCTTTACTTATCTGTTTATCAGGGGGATGACAAATTCTATCTCAACTCAAAACCAAGAAGCTATCTGTTTGACGGAGTGCTTTACACCGAGCAGTTCAAGGCCAATCTCGGCTGGGGAAATATCACCACTGCTTTGAGGTGGAACCATCAGTTCAACCACAAACTCTTCAGTAACACCACCCTCACCTACAGCCGTTATCAGTTTAAAGTGGGGAATGAAGAGCAGTATTTTTCGCAAGTCGGCAGTAAAGTGGAAGAAGAGTCATATATTATCCGTTATTTTTCAGGGATAAACGATATTGCCGGCAAAATTGATTTCGACTATCTCCCCTCTCCCAATCATTATATCAAATTTGGCATCAGCCATATTTATCATAGTTTTCATCCGGGCGTATCAGCCTTTAAGATTAACATCACCAATGTAGTAAACATTGACAGTACAATAGGGGCAAAAAATGTCTATGCCCACGAATCAGCCATTTATATTGAAGATGATGTAAAGCTGACAGCCAACCTGAAAGCTAATCTCGGTCTTCATTACTCTGCATTTTATGTCAACAACAAGCTTTATCACCGTCCGCAGCCCCGTCTTTCGGTCAGATATCTTTTTGCCGATAATTGGTCGTTCAAGGCTTCTTATGTTCATATGCAGCAATACATTCATTTATTGACCAATACAACCATCGGACTTCCAACCGATTTATGGGTTCCGGCAACAGGGAAAATTCTTCCTCAAAATTCACAGCAATTTGCAGCCGGAGTTGCTTCCACCCTGAGAGAGAAATACTCATTCAGCGTAGAAGGATATTACAAAACCATGAACAACCTGATCGAATACCGTGACGGAGCTACCTGGCTCAACACCTCAGCCGACTGGCAGGATAAAGTGGAAATGGGGAAAGGCTGGTCGTACGGCATGGAAGTATTTGCAGAAAAAAAATCAGGGAAAACAACAGGATGGATTGGCTATACCCTGAGCTGGACAATGCGTCAGTTCGACAACATCAATTTTGGAGAGCCTTATCCTTACAAATACGACAGAAGGCACGATATTTCAGTGGTCGTAGCACATAAGTTCAACAAACAGTTTGACATAGGAGTTACCTGGGTCTATGGCACCGGAAATGCCCTGACCCTTCCTGTCATGCGTGCCATGGCACAAACTGATTACTACTATCCCGGCTACTACAGCGAAATTGAATATTTTGAAAAGAAAAATGATTTCAGAATGGCAGCCTATCACCGGCTTGATTTCAGTGCCAACTGGAATTTTCATGTGGGCAGTGCTGACGCCACACTGAATCTCAGCGTCTATAACTGTTACAGCCGCAGAAATCCGTTCTTTTATTATTTCGGATATGATAATTATGGCCACCGTGTTTTGTACCGGGTCAGCCTCTTCCCTGTCATTCCGGCTCTGAGTATTAATTTTAAATTTTAA
- a CDS encoding YigZ family protein, with translation MAYHTIHNEVTGEYKEKGSRFLAYVKHIENEQEAEEYITQLRKLHHKARHVCYAYKTGFQNPVIRINDDGEPVHTAGQPILNQLSKYQLTQVVAAVVRYFGGILLGKGGLIRAYGQAVENALVNAKIIECKHFVFFTFQTGFEKYAILQEKLRQFGAEFTSADFSDTCSFTIRAAEENAGKIKAFLSENKINIIEKQP, from the coding sequence TTGGCATATCATACCATTCATAATGAAGTAACAGGAGAATACAAAGAAAAAGGGAGCCGTTTCCTCGCTTACGTCAAACACATTGAAAATGAACAGGAAGCAGAAGAATACATCACCCAACTCCGGAAACTCCATCATAAAGCCAGGCATGTCTGCTATGCCTATAAAACCGGTTTTCAAAACCCTGTTATCCGGATAAATGATGATGGTGAGCCTGTTCACACTGCCGGTCAGCCAATTTTAAATCAGCTCAGCAAATATCAGCTGACACAGGTAGTAGCCGCTGTGGTTCGCTACTTTGGGGGCATATTACTGGGAAAAGGTGGACTCATCAGGGCATACGGACAGGCAGTTGAAAACGCACTTGTAAATGCGAAAATAATTGAATGCAAACACTTTGTATTTTTTACTTTTCAAACCGGATTTGAAAAATATGCTATCCTTCAGGAAAAACTCCGTCAGTTCGGTGCAGAATTTACTTCAGCAGATTTCAGTGATACCTGCTCTTTTACCATCAGGGCAGCTGAAGAAAATGCCGGTAAAATAAAAGCTTTTTTAAGTGAAAACAAAATTAACATCATTGAAAAGCAGCCATAA